A single genomic interval of Lynx canadensis isolate LIC74 chromosome A2, mLynCan4.pri.v2, whole genome shotgun sequence harbors:
- the SIN3B gene encoding paired amphipathic helix protein Sin3b isoform X2, whose protein sequence is MAHAGGGGSGGGGPAGRGLSGARWGRSGSAGHEKLPVHVEDALTYLDQVKIRFGSDPATYNGFLEIMKEFKSQSIDTPGVIRRVSQLFHEHPDLIVGFNAFLPLGYRIDIPKNGKLNIQSPLSSQENSHNHSDCTENFKQQMLYKEDKAQVPLESDSVEFNNAISYVNKIKTRFLDHPEIYRSFLEILHTYQKEQLSTKGRPFRGMSEEEVFTEVANLFRGQEDLLSEFGQFLPEAKRSLFTGNGPCEMNSVQKSEHEKNLEHSKKRSRPSLLRPVSAPAKKKMKLRGTKDLSIAAVGKYGTLQEFSFFDKVRRVLKSQEVYENFLRCIALFNQELVSGSELLQLVSPFLGKFPELFAQFKSFLGVKELSFAPPMSDRSGDGISREIDYASCKRIGSSYRALPKTYQQPKCSGRTAICKEVLNDTWVSFPSWSEDSTFVSSKKTPYEEQLHRCEDERFELDVVLETNLATIRVLESVQKKLSRMAPEDQEKFRLDDCLGGTSEVIQRRAIHRIYGDKAPEIIESLKKNPVTAVPVVLKRLKAKEEEWREAQQGFNKIWREQYEKAYLKSLDHQAVNFKQNDTKALRSKSLLNEIESVYDEHQEQHSEGRSAPSSEPHLIFVYEDRQILEDAAALISYYVKRQPAIQKEDQGTIHQLVHQFVPSLFFSQQLDLGASEDSADEGRGSPQGQSAEPGDRKKPAPGPQSSPPEEKGAAGEAPAPEQAPQRHKPLDDVYSLFFANNNWYFFLRLHQTLCSRLLKIYRQAQKQLLEYRTEKEREKVLCEGRREKGNDPAMELRLKQPSEVELEEYYPAFLDMVRSLLEGSIDPTQYEDTLREMFTIHAYVGFTMDKLVQSIARQVQPRCDVCHCFAPSCGCLPSCGWTILVRPRIWGWPLCSLPPFGDCEQCCEHGCTRIRLTPR, encoded by the exons ATGGCGCACgctggcggcggcggcagcggcggcggcggccccgcgGGCAGGGGACTGAGCGGCGCCCGCTGGGGTCGCTCGGGCTCCGCGGGCCACGAGAAGCTGCCCGTGCAC GTGGAGGACGCCCTCACCTACCTGGACCAGGTGAAGATTCGCTTCGGCAGCGACCCCGCAACCTACAACGGCTTCCTGGAGATCATGAAGGAGTTCAAAAGCCAGAG CATCGATACTCCCGGAGTCATCCGACGCGTGTCGCAGCTATTCCACGAACACCCTGACCTCATTGTTGGATTCAACGCCTTCCTTCCCCTCGGGTACCGAATAGACATTCCCAAGAATGGCAAGTTAAACATACAGTCGCCTCTGTCAAGCCAG GAGAATTCGCACAACCACAGCGACTGCACGGAGAACTTCAAGCAGCAGATGCTGTACAAGGAGGACAAAgcccaggtgcccttggagtCAGATTCCGTGGAGTTCAACAACGCCATCAGCTACGTGAACAAGATTAAGACCCGTTTTCTAGACCACCCGGAGATCTATAGATCGTTCTTGGAGATCTTGCACACTTACCAG AAGGAGCAGCTGAGCACGAAGGGCCGGCCATTCCGAGGCATGTCCGAGGAGGAGGTGTTCACCGAGGTGGCCAATCTCTTCCGGGGCCAGGAGGACCTGCTGTCCGAGTTTGGACAGTTCCTGCCTGAAGCCAAGCGCTCCCTG ttCACAGGAAATGGACCATGCGAAATGAACAGCGTCCAGAAGAGTGAGCATGAGAAGAATCTGGAACACAGCAAAAAGCGCTCTCGGCCCTCGCTCCTCCGTCCGGTGTCTGCACCAGCCAAG aagaaaatgaaactccGAGGTACCAAAGACCTGTCCATCGCTGCCGTGGGCAAGTATGGCACGCTGCAGGAGTTCTCCTTCTTTGACAAG GTTCGCAGGGTGCTGAAGAGCCAGGAGGTCTACGAGAACTTCCTTCGCTGCATCGCACTCTTCAACCAGGAGCTCGTGTCCGGCTCTGAGCTCCTCCAGCTCGTCAGCCCGTTTCTCGG GAAATTTCCAGAACTCTTTGCACAGTTCAAGTCCTTCCTGGGGGTAAAGGAGCTGTCATTCGCCCCGCCCATGAGCGACAGATCCGGGGATGGAATCAGCCGGGAAATTGACTACGCGTCTTGCAAACGCATTGGATCCAGCTACCGAGCGCTCCCCAAAACCTACCAGCAGCCCAAGTGCAGTGGGAGGACGGCCATCTGCAAGGAG GTGCTGAATGACACCTGggtctccttcccctcctggtCAGAGGACTCCACTTTTGTCAGTTCCAAGAAGACCCCCTACGAGGAGCAGCTGCACCGCTGTGAGGACGAGCGTTTCGAG TTAGATGTCGTCCTGGAGACCAACCTGGCCACGATCCGTGTGTTGGAAAGTGTGCAGAAGAAGCTTTCCCGGATGGCGCCTGAGGACCAGGAGAAGTTCCGGCTGGATGACTGTCTGGGGGGCACGTCGGAGGTGATCCAGCGCCGTGCCATCCACCGTATTTATGGCGACAAGGCTCCAGAGATCATCGAGAGCCTCAAGAAGAACCCTGTCACTGCTGTCCCTGTCGTCCTGAAAAG GCTGAAGGCCAAGGAGGAGGAGTGGCGGGAGGCCCAGCAGGGCTTCAACAAGATCTGGCGGGAGCAGTACGAGAAGGCATATCTCAAGTCCCTGGACCATCAGGCCGTGAACTTCAAACAGAACGACACCAAGGCCCTCCGCTCCAAGAGCTTGCTCAATGAGATCGAGAGTGTCTACGACGAG CACCAGGAGCAGCACTCGGAGGGCCGTAGCGCCCCCTCCAGCGAGCCGCACCTCATCTTCGTGTACGAGGACAGGCAGATCCTCGAGGACGCCGCCGCCCTCATCAGCTACTACGTGAAGCGGCAGCCGGCCATCCAGAAGGAGGACCAGGGCACCATCCACCAGCTGGTGCACCAGTTCGTGCCCAGCCTCTTCTTCTCCCAGCAGCTGGACCTGGGGGCGTCCGAGGACTCCGCCGACGAGGGCCGGGGCAGCCCCCAGGGCCAGAGCGCGGAGCCTGGTGACCGGAAGAAGCCGGCGCCCGGGCCGCAGAGCAGTCCCCCGGAGGAGAAGGGGGCCGCGGGCGAGGCGCCCGCCCCCGAGCAGGCGCCGCAGCGGCACAAGCCCCTGGACGACGTGTACAGCCTCTTCTTCGCCAACAACAACTGGTACTTCTTCCTGCGCCTGCACCAGACCCTGTGCTCCCGGCTGCTCAAGATCTACCGCCAGGCGCAGAAGCAGCTGCTGGAGTATCGGacggagaaggagagggagaaggtgcTGTGTGAGGGCCGCCGGGAGAAGGGCAACGACCCCGCCATGGAGCTGCGGCTGAAGCAGCCAA GCGAGGTGGAGCTGGAGGAGTACTACCCCGCCTTCCTGGacatggtgcggagcctgctggagGGCAGCATCGACCCCACGCAGTACGAGGACACCCTGCGCGAGATGTTCACCATCCACGCCTACGTGGGCTTCACCATGGACAAGCTGGTGCAGAGCATCGCCAGGCAG